Proteins from one Fragaria vesca subsp. vesca linkage group LG6, FraVesHawaii_1.0, whole genome shotgun sequence genomic window:
- the LOC101294775 gene encoding nudix hydrolase 3-like translates to MAEVDAHIQEEHFDVLTKTGQKTGTSKPRGAVHRDGDYHRAVHVWIFAESTQELLVQKRADDKDSWAGLWDISSAGHISAGDSSLISARRELEEELGIILPKDAFEMIFVFLQECVINDGKFINNEFNDVYLVTTLDPIPLEAFTLQETEVSAVKYIAYEEYKSLLAKEDPDYVPYDVNGQYGQLFDMIAQRYKKNNTARSLSLQKQLQRYAPVTLNAELTGLTDADKEALVILVKAATILDKIFHLQVWYSNPALRDWLKEHADVSQMDKLKWMYYLINKSPWSDLDENEAFLTTADSAVKLLPEATKPVTGWKGLEYRAAFPMLKPPGANFYPPDMDKTEFEMWKSSLTVDQQEDATGFFNVIKRHSESSLGSTVNCNTGGSKDHSVGLIPDLYTVPFSQEYNTFLTRAAELLHKAGDLASSPSLKRLLHSKGDAFLSNDYYDSDIAWMELDSKLDVTIGPYETYEDALFGYKATFEVFIGVRDDQATAQLKLFGDNLQVLEQNLPLDDVYKSKEVISAPIRVIELVYNAGDVKGPQTVAFNLPNDERIVKDRGTSMVMLKNVSEAKFKHILLPIADVCITKEQQELVDFESFFTHTICHECCHGIGPHSITLPNGRKSTVRLELQELHSALEEAKADIVGLWALKFLIHKELLPKSLLKSMYVSFLAGCFRSVRFGLEEAHGKGQALQFNWLYEQGAFILNPDDTFSVDFDKVEGAVESLSREILTIQAKGDKEAANLLLQKYCTMTDPLKVALQRLENVQVPVDIVPRFPVAENILTHNH, encoded by the exons ATGGCGGAAGTTGATGCTCATATCCAAGAAGAACACTTTGACGTTCTCACCAAAACCGGTCAGAAGACCGGCACTTCTAAGCCCAG GGGAGCTGTGCATCGAGACGGCGATTACCACCGAGCTGTTCATGTGTGGATTTTCGCCGAGAGCACACAAGAGCTGCTTGTCCAAAAACGTGCCGACGATAAGGATTCCTGGGCTGGCTTGTGGGATATCTCCAGTGCTGGACATATATCTGCTGGTGACTCTTCGCTCATCTCTGCCCG GAGGGAGCTTGAAGAGGAGCTAGGTATAATACTTCCAAAAGATGCATTTGAAATGATATTCGTATTTCTTCAAGAGTG TGTAATAAATGATGGAAAATTCATCAATAATGAATTCAATGATGTGTACTTGGTTACAACTCTAGATCCTATCCCTCTTGAGGCATTTACTCTTCAG GAAACAGAAGTCTCTGCTGTTAAATATATAGCTTATGAGGAGTATAAAAGCTTACTAGCTAAAGAAGATCCTGATTACGTACCATATGATGTAAATGGGCAGTATGGTCAGCTGTTTGACATGATTGCACAGAG GTACAAGAAGAACAATACAGCTCGAAGTTTGTCACTGCAAAAGCAACTCCAACGTTATGCTCCTGTTACCCTCAATGCAGAG CTGACAGGCCTCACAGATGCAGATAAGGAGGCTCTTGTTATACTTGTAAAGGCTGCAACAATTTTGGATAAAATATTTCACCTGCAG GTGTGGTACAGTAATCCAGCTCTAAGAGATTGGTTGAAGGAGCACGCAGATGTATCACAAATGGACAAGTTGAAATGGATGTATTATTTAATTAATAAGAGTCCATG GTCAGACCTTGATGAAAACGAGGCATTTTTGACAACTGCAGACTCAGCTGTGAAGTTGCTTCCTGAAGCAACAAAACCTGTTACTGGGTGGAAGGGACTTGAATATAGAGCTGCATTTCCTATGCTAAAACCACCTGGGGCAAACTTCTATCCTCCAGATATGGACAAAACG GAATTTGAAATGTGGAAGAGTAGTCTAACAGTAGACCAACAAGAAGATGCAACAGGCTTTTTCAATGTTATTAAAAGACACAGTGAATCTAGTCTAGGTTCCACTGTAAATTGTAACACAGGAGGAAGCAAAGATCATTCTGTGGGTTTGATACCTGACTTGTACACTGTCCCTTTCTCCCAAGAGTACAATACTTTCCTCACACGAGCAGCTGAATTATTGCATAAAGCGGGTGACTTAGCCAGTTCACCAAG TTTGAAGAGGTTGCTTCACAGCAAGGGTGATGCTTTCCTTTCAAATGATTACTATGACTCAGATATAGCCTGGATGGAGTTG GACTCTAAGCTCGATGTCACTATTGGTCCATATGAAACATATGAAGATGCACTGTTCGGGTACAAG GCTACATTTGAAGTGTTTATTGGAGTTCGGGATGACCAAGCAACAGCTCAGCTAAAACTTTTTGGTGATAACTTGCAG GTTTTAGAGCAAAATCTCCCACTAGACGATGTCTATAAGTCCAAGGAAGTAATTTCTGCTCCTATCCGAGTTATCGAGCTTGTTTATAATGCTGGA GATGTAAAGGGCCCTCAAACTGTTGCTTTCAATCTACCAAATGATGAGCGTATTGTAAAAGATCGAGGAACATCTATGGTCATGCTTAAGAATGTCTCAGAGGCGAA GTTCAAACATATCCTTCTGCCTATAGCTGATGTTTGTATCACAAAGGAACAACAAGAACTTGTAGATTTTGAATCCTTCTTCACTCACACAATTTGCCATGAATGCTGCCATGGGATTGGACCTCATAGCATAACACTTCCAAATGGTAGAAAGTCTACAGTGAGATTG GAACTGCAAGAACTCCACTCAGCTTTGGAAGAAGCAAAAGCTGATATAGTTGGCCTGTGGGCCCTGAAATTCTTGATCCACAAG GAACTGCTCCCGAAGAGCTTATTGAAATCCATGTATGTTTCTTTTCTTGCTGGATGCTTCCGCTCAGTTCGGTTCGGTCTGGAAGAAGCTCATGG AAAAGGACAGGCATTGCAGTTTAACTGGTTGTACGAGCAAGGAGCCTTTATATTGAATCCTGATGATACATTTTCTGTTGACTTTGACAAG GTTGAAGGTGCGGTTGAGAGCCTGAGTAGGGAGATACTTACCATACAAGCAAAAGGTGACAAAGAGGCTGCAAATTTGCTTCTTCAGAAATACTGCACAATGACAGACCCATTAAAAGTTGCTTTGCAGCGATTAGAAAATGTTCAG GTACCTGTGGATATAGTTCCCAGATTTCCGGTGGCTGAGAATATTTTGACTCATAATCACTAA